The region gtaaacaaacattttgacaaagatTTTGTTGATACTCATTCTTATATGTCTTGGCATTCAATGAAAGACATTTAGACACGCTGCCAGACTGTACTAATCATGTATGCAGTTCCAGTGATGCCCCCCTTTGGTTTATGAAGAGGCATTATAAAGTTCAGCATTTGCATTTCCACTATGGTGACTGTTATCTTATTATCAATCTTGACTACATATTTAGTAATTCAGTAACAACCTGTGACTCATTCTGCTCTTATATTTCTTGATGAGTACTGGGCTAGTTTCCAGTCTGATTCAACATCCAGTCCCTGAGTACTCAGTAGATCTGTAGAAGTAGATAAACGCATGCCTGCATTCTGACTCATGACACTTTTTCCTCTCAACAGGGGTGTATTGTGCGGGCCAGCGCTGATGTGGTGAGGAAAGCTAAGGGAGGCTTCTATGGTTTACCTGGTTATCTGTCAGCCCTGATCAACCCTGCTGCCTACTGTCGCCTGCATTGCTTCAAGAGGAGGCGTGGCTCCCTCTGGGTGCAAGAACCACCATGTGCCAAAACGGGAGAGGACTCACTGCTGCCCCATAGACTGCAGGAATTCTTGCAAACCTTCCCCGTGAGTCTGAGGACCCTCCCCATCCTCTGCATCGCCCACTGGCCAACATGAAGAAGGTGGCACTATGGTCAGCGGAGGATGTCTCTGACTGGCTGAGCAAAGAGGGGATGCCAGAGTACATAGATGCTCTACGTGAGACAGGAGGTCCCACTCTGCTCAGGCTCACAGAGGCAGATTTCCGGACACCTCCCCTCTCGTTGGTGTCGTCCGACGGCGGGCAGCAACTGTTGGAGCGATTAGAGACGCTGCGGATAGAGAATCACATCGAGGCTCATAAAAATGGGCATGCAAACGGGCACGCTGGTGGGATACCAAATGGGACTACCAAGCCCCTTAGGAATGGCACAATGGAAATGAAGGACTTCAGGATGGAGATGGTCCACATACCCATCCCTACAAAGGAGACTGCGCGCTCCTCTTTCCCTGCAGAGTGGGGGAAGACGGGCATAGCATTTGTCTACGCTGTGGTGTGCTTTGTGACGACCACTGTTGTCATTTCAGTGGTCCATGAGAGAGTACCGCCAAAGGAGCACACCCCCCCTCTGCCTGATAAGTTCTTTGACATGTTCAACCGGGTGGAGTGGGCCTTTTCCATCTGTGAGATTAACGGCATGCTGCTGGTGGCTCTGTGGCTCATACAGTGGCTGCTTCTCAAGCACAGGTACAGCCTAGTTTGTTcagccaaaatgtttttttttttttttcaagttagAATCCAAATTGGTCacaataaaaatattcttttactCTTTTTCCCAGGTCAATTATAGGCAGGCGGTTCTTTTTCATTGTGGGCACACTGTATCTGTACCGGTGCATAACAATGTACATCACCACTCTGCCTGTTCCTGGGATGCACTTCAAATGCTCTCCAAAGGTAAAATAAGCACACTTTTATTTCACTCGCTGTTGGCTGAGCATCTATGATTTTTCATACTTCACTGCTTTCTGCCCAACCCGCTGAGCAGCTAAATTCAGTAGAAAAgagttatcttttttttaaagctgcaagtcccttttttcagttcatttttcaGTAGctctcagttttttttgtacttcCTGTTAAATTATGTTGCAATCAATTTCTAGTAGAAAGGCAGTTtcacatcatttttaatcacGAGACACTGTGCAGAACAGCAATAATGTTGGGAAAATAGTGTTTTCAATTTAGAcagagtttttttcttcatgcattttgccctgaagataaaaaaaatgtcagcaatATTTGAAAACACCTCTGGTACCAAGATGTATGtcaaaaaatgtagtttttaaaga is a window of Cheilinus undulatus linkage group 6, ASM1832078v1, whole genome shotgun sequence DNA encoding:
- the sgms1a gene encoding phosphatidylcholine:ceramide cholinephosphotransferase 1, which encodes MKKVALWSAEDVSDWLSKEGMPEYIDALRETGGPTLLRLTEADFRTPPLSLVSSDGGQQLLERLETLRIENHIEAHKNGHANGHAGGIPNGTTKPLRNGTMEMKDFRMEMVHIPIPTKETARSSFPAEWGKTGIAFVYAVVCFVTTTVVISVVHERVPPKEHTPPLPDKFFDMFNRVEWAFSICEINGMLLVALWLIQWLLLKHRSIIGRRFFFIVGTLYLYRCITMYITTLPVPGMHFKCSPKLLGNWEAQARRIMKMIAGGGLSITGSHTMCGDYLYSGHTVMLTLTYLFIKEYSPRRFWWYHWICWSLSAVGIFCILLAHDHYTVDVVVAYFITTRLFWWYHTMANQQSLKQTSQSNPFSRVWWYRLFQYFEENVNGMVPRNYQLPLSWRALQWNRGVKYSRLDIQ